One window of the Microtus ochrogaster isolate Prairie Vole_2 chromosome 10, MicOch1.0, whole genome shotgun sequence genome contains the following:
- the Rhce gene encoding blood group Rh(CE) polypeptide, whose protein sequence is MGSKYSRSLRCCLPLWAFVLQVAFIILFFFISYDTPQVDQKLMETYQVFQDLTLMAALGFGFLSSSFRRHSWSSVAFNLFILALGVQGSILLERFLSWPFLQDVAINLFSIRTATMSTIPVLISAGAVLGKANLVQLAVMVLMEAAAFGAVRLVDKKVFHMEDHIIAMHGHVFGAYFGLLVAWCLSRGVGEKAQTEKAQMATSSSLFAMLGTFLLWIFWPSFNSALLEWPNEKKTAVLNTYYALAVSAVTATSMSALSHPQGKINMVHIHNAVLAGGVAVGAPCFLITSPWIAMVLGLTAGLISIGGAKCLPFPHLAVGF, encoded by the exons ATGGGCTCTAAGTACTCACGGTCCCTCCGATGCTGCCTGCCCCTGTGGGCCTTCGTACTGCAGGTGGCTTTtattattctcttctttttcatctcCTATGACACCCCCCAAGTGGATCAGAAGTTAATGGAGACCTATCAAG TCTTCCAGGATTTGACCCTTATGGCAGCCTTGGGCTTCGGCTTCCTTTCCTCATCTTTCCGGAGACACAGCTGGAGCAGTGTGGCCTTTAACCTCTTCATCTTGGCCCTTGGGGTGCAGGGGTCGATCTTGCTGGAGCGCTTCCTGAGCTGGCCTTTCCTACAGGATGTAGCCATCAATCTGTTCAG caTCCGGACGGCTACCATGAGCACAATACCTGTGCTCATCTCAGCGGGCGCTGTCCTTGGGAAGGCCAACTTGGTGCAGCTGGCTGTGATGGTGCTAATGGAAGCTGCAGCCTTCGGAGCCGTCAGGCTTGTTGACAAGAAGGTCTTCCAC ATGGAAGACCACATAATCGCAATGCACGGGCATGTGTTTGGGGCCTATTTCGGACTGCTTGTGGCCTGGTGTCTCTCCAGGGGAGTAGGTGAGAAAGCCCAGACAGAGAAGGCTCAGATGGCCACAAGCTCCAGTCTGTTTGCCATGCTGG GCACCTTCCTCTTGTGGATCTTCTGGCCCAGTTTCAACTCTGCTCTGCTGGAATGGCCAAATGAGAAGAAGACCGCTGTGCTCAACACCTACTATGCCCTTGCCGTCAGCGCAGTGACAGCCACCTCCATGTCAGCCCTGAGCCACCCCCAGGGGAAGATCAACATG GTTCACATCCACAATGCAGTGCTGGCGGGAGGCGTGGCTGTGGGTGCCCCGTGTTTCCTGATCACTTCTCCCTGGATTGCCATGGTGCTGGGCCTCACAGCGGGGTTGATCTCCATTGGGGGAGCCAAGTGCCTGCCG TTCCCTCACTTGGCTGTTGGGTTTTAA